TCTGCCAGCGCGGCGGGCGGGCCCGGTGAATGACCCCCATGGCGAGGCCCGGTGCCGCGACCTCGGCGCCGATTACGCGTTCAGGCGGGCTGCTCATCGAACCTGCGCTCGACCAAGTGGACGAGGGCCGCGACCGCTTGCTGCGCGTCGGCGCCACGCGCCTCGAAGAACAGCGTCTCGCTGGTCCGCGCCTTGAGCTTCATCACCTTGACGATGCTCTTCGCGTCGACCCAGTCACCGCCGTCGCCGACCCGAAGCCGAACCTCGCTGGAGAAGCTCGCGGCCAGCTGCGTCAGCTTGACGGCCGGGCGGGCGTGCAGGCCGACGTCGTGGGAGATAATGGTCCGCCCCTCGGCGACAGTCTCGTCAGTCATGCTCGGTCCCCGCGTATCATGAACCCGACTCCTCGGCGGCGGCGCGGACCTCGGCCAGCGAGCTGCCGGTCGACGCCTGGGTCGCCGCCATGACAGCGCCCTCGACGATCGGCGCGTCGCAGATCGAGACCGTGCCGCGGCGATCCTCGGGCAGGAGCTCGATGGCCATCTCGGCGTT
The Kiloniellales bacterium genome window above contains:
- a CDS encoding HPr family phosphocarrier protein — translated: MTDETVAEGRTIISHDVGLHARPAVKLTQLAASFSSEVRLRVGDGGDWVDAKSIVKVMKLKARTSETLFFEARGADAQQAVAALVHLVERRFDEQPA